CTGGTCACGGGTGGAGGGGAAGCGTCCGGGGCTGTTTGTCCATGACACTGCCACGCACCCTTGCAGTTTTTGTCGTTTGAAGCGCTGACCGAGCTGGTGCACAGGGCCAGCGTGCGCGATGCCCGCGACTTCTCCGTGCATTTCTTGTGCGGCGGCCTGTCCGCCTGCGTGGCCACCCTCGCTGTGCATCCCGTGGACGTGCTGCGCACCCGCTTTGCAGCTCAGGGTGAGCCCAGGGTGAGTGGCCAGGTCAGAAAAGGGGTGCCCGAGGGATGGGGGGGTGTGCCAGGGTGGGGGCCCTTTTCCTTAGAGGGAAcaaagctgggggaggggagcgggggTCTTCAGGCCCTTCAGCCTGTCCCCGAAACTGTGGCTGCTCTCAGCACCAGACAAGGTGCTCACAGCCTCCTGAGGGGACGCAGAACCTGGCGGGGAAAGAGAACAAATACCAAATGGCCTTCCTCTGAGGCCCAGCCCTTTCGTGCAATCCGAAGGCGAAAGCCTTCAGTATAGCTGCCAGCATCTGGGAGCAAGTGTGAAGAGGGCCTCCCTGCCTGGGGCAGACTTTTCCATCAGTCCCCCTTGGTCAGTGCGGTGCCTTGTGGTCCCCACAGGCAGGCAGAGTCAGCCCCGCTGGAcccctgcaaagaatatataggATATATGTCGAACAGAAGTATACTTAAAAAACAACTGTCCGTGATCTCCATGCATGAAGATTGCATTTTGACAGTTTAAGAAGGGTTAAGTATATGCATGGGTtgccctggttgctcagtggtacaaaatccgcctgccagtgcaggaggctcgggttcaatccttgggttaggaagatcccctggagaaggaaatggctgcccacttctgtattcttgcctggaaaatcccataaacagaggagcctggcgggctagagtccatggggccacaaaagagtcagatgggacAGCTTGCAGGCACGCACGCTGTGAATTATAAACGGATCATCCAAGGTGGATTTCACACCTTTCGCAGTCCCGCACATTTCTGTGCACTCCTTGGGAAGCCCGTGGTGTAAATAGCCGGAAGGGGAGCCTCTGGGCAATCCCACCCTGGGAGTTTTGGCCCAGCATTTTCTTTGTCGTCGTGGCAGGAGAAGTAACACCCCTGGTAGCTGGTTTCTAGGCTCGGGGAAATATACCTGGCGGGCTGGGTTTTCGGGCTGAAATAGCCTCGTTCATCATCACACGTGTGGTGTCCAGGTCTATAAAACCCTGCGAGACGCCGTGGTGACCATGTACAGGACCGAAGGCCCCTTGGTCTTCTACAAAGGCCTGAACCCCACCTTGATCGCCATCTTCCCCTACGCGGGGTTCCAGTTCTCCATCTACAGCTCCTTGAAGCGCGCCTACGAGTGGGCCTTGCCGGCCGAAGGCAAGAAAAACGGTGAGACCACCCTCCCGGGAAAGGGGATCTGGGTCTCACTCCCCCACCACCACTCCCCAGCCATAGCATCTCTTTCTGAGTCAGGTAGGAAGGAAGGCTTTCCTCCAGCAGCTAGGAACACCGCAGACCTCTGAACCCCCCGCTCTAGTGCCGCCAGCAAAACAAATCCGTTCACTCACAGATTACTTTGTTTCTCTCGGCTCTCGCCACTGTTATCTCTGGCCACCGgtcatggttttcatttttgtccAAGGTCCAACTTGCAGACAGCCTGGTTTTGTTTagtgtttggtttggttttcattTGGGGAAGCCAGGGAAGGGCACAGGCATCCTGTTCCCTCCCGAGCATGACCCAGGTCACGTGGCAGAGCCTGCAGGCCCCGAATGCCTCCCGCTGGGGCGACGCGTGTTCCGGGCTCACGCCCCTTCTGCCACCAGCCTGTCCAGCCTGCAGTCCACCGCCCGCCATCCTTGATGAAAGGGACCGCGTCTGGTTCTCTCTCTCCTGGGTTAAATTCTGAAATCGAGGATGCCTGTAGGGTTTTGTTTTAAGGCCCCGAATTAGAAGGTATAACCTTGACGTTTACCTTACATtgaatttctctcctttctccccactccatcccacatCTCTGGTCCAGGGAACTTCAAAAACCTGCTTTGTGGCAGCGGAGCTGGCGTCATCAGCAAGACCCTCACGTACCCGCTGGACCTCTTTAAGAAACGGCTGCAGGTTGGAGGGTTTGAGCAGGCCCGAGCCTCCTTTGGCCAGGTGAGCCGTACCCCCGCAGACAGCTCTGATCCTGGCCGCCCACCGGGCATGTGAAGGAGCAAGGGTCAGTTCCCCCAGCCCTCTcacccccagcctggccctggtGTCCATGGAAATGTAATCAGTGCTCGCCTTGGGGAGCACATGCACTAAAATTGGAAGGATCCAGAGAGGATCAGCATGGCCCCTGAGCAAGGGTGACATGCAAATTCATGCAGTgctctggattttaaaaaaaaaatcgatcTAAGAGAGAATTGGAaaatttgaggattataacccaggaggagcatctcagaaagctctgagaactgtcTTGCCTGCTGGATGTTGAGACACAGTTTAGGTTAAGTTTTTTTTTAGACAGAGGGCTGTGCATCAAatattattgacagtttacatAATCCGGATCTAAGCACCATCGTAGCGGGTCATGTGACCCCTTACAAGATCAAGAAGGAACGTTGTCTTTAAGGAGTTGCCTTGTCGATGCTGGGAGAATGTTGCTGTCTATGGTTGGGCAGGTATTCCCGCCGATGGGAAAGGTCTGGTCAACACAAAATACAGATAACGTGATGCACAGTGCAGGGAGAGGGTGGCCAAAGAGCGGAGAAGGATTTTTATGTTTAGATTTGTCTTGTCTAATTTAACCTCGCACCGGGGACCCCTGAGCACATGGAAGCCCCGGGCAAAGCCCTGCGTGTGTCGGGCACCATGCAGAGACGTGGGGGAAGGCGCACTCAGCCTCTGTCTTACAAGCGTGCGGTTCGTTTGGGGACCAAGAGTTTACTCACATAAGAAAGGTCCCCAAGATATAAAGAACACAGAGAAGCAGGCTCATACTGGTGTATGGGGTTCTTTGCTTTATGCTGTAGATGTCCCAGGATAGGGGTGAATTAAATCTGACCaactaaattatattttaaatgcactAGAAGGGTttgccatcagagaagccccgtTGTGGGTAATTCTGTAATGTTAATAGTCATTCCTTAATCTGCTTCGATTTTCACATACTGGGTTTTCATCTGCTCCTTGTGGCGCGCTGATTTTGTGAAAGGCCAGGGTGGTAGGCAGTGGGGCAGTGCGGGGTGGAAGGCAGGGCTGGGTGACTTCTGGGCTTCTCCCTCTGGAACCTGGGACCCTGGGATGTCACAGCAAGAAGATGTCACAGCACAACGTGACTGACAGACAGCAGAGGAGCGAGAGGGCATGGAATGGGAGTCAGGAAGGGAAGAGTGCACGCCTTactcagggagagagaaagaagtgggTTTACAAATTATGGTACAGTTTCTTTGTAGAAAACTTCAGAGATGTTAGacaaaaaggaagataaaatccCAGGTAAATCCAACACCACCCACCCCGAGAAGATCACACAGAACCTTTAGCTGTAGtagttctctctcttccttcctctctttctctgtctcccttcctttcccccctctctttctcttattGAAGTATACTCAATTTGCAATACtaagttagtttcaggtgtatagtgtagtgattcaacatttttatagtttatattccacttaattataaaataatggcgacatttccctgtgctgcacagtatatccttttgcttatttatttatttcttggctctGCGTGGAAtctgtttcccaaccagggatcaaacccgcaccgcttgcagtggaagcatggtcttaaccactgcacctccAGGGAGGTCCCACGTAATTTATTTTATAGGGGtttgtttgtacctcttaatcccctgccCCTCGCCTGCTCCTCCCCGCGTCCCTCTAGTTAccagtagtttatttttttagattccacacattgGTGATAACACACACCATttccctttctctgacttatttcactaagcataacatAACACCCCCTGGGTCCATCCACGctgctgttttgtttctttgcagaAGAAAACGtggacattttaacaaaaatGGGGTTGTACACAAGGTTTTATAACGTCCTCTTTCCACTTACCAACTTGGTTTGAAGAGATGGTTTGAATTTGGACAGGGAGAGCTGGTGAGAGACCAGGACACAGGAGGGAGGCCCTGCTCCCAACGGAGATGTAGTGTGAGTAGGCGTGGCTGGAGGGGGGCCGTGTGAGTGGACCAGTGGGCGATAAAGGCAGATCAGGGAGGGATGCTGAGGCCAAATGGTGGAAGGCCCTGAACACCAGGCCACGTGGCTTGGACTGGATTCTTCATCATCATTGTCGGGAGTTCCTGAAGCTTTGGGGGTTGAGCAAGGCTTGAGCCGAGCTGTGTCTTAGGGACACAGCAGCTGTCTGTGGTCAAGTGGAGGTGGCCAGCCTGGTGACACCTGTCAGGCTCAGAGCTCACAAGGACCAGATTCAGATCTACTGCCCAAGGTGGGCAGGGAGTGATGGGGCACACGGTCAGAGCACCTCTGGGAAGAGGGTCCAGAGCTCTCACTGGGTCCTTAAGAGCCTCAGTCCGTGGGAACTTCCCCGGCAAAAAGGAGCTCTGTCCAGTGCTGATTTCCACGcccctcctctgtgaagcctgaATTAGCCCAGCTGGAAGAGAAAGAATGAGGTTCACTTCTTCCGTCTCCTTGGCATTCATTCCTTCTTCCAGCAGCTATCTGCTGGGAGCTTGAACGTGCCAGGCCCTGTGTTGACAGAAGAACAGAGCTCACATCCACGTGTCCACCCCCTGCTCTCTCCTCAACCAGGGTACCGTTCCTCTCCCCAGGTGCGGAGCTACAAGGGCCTCCTGGACTGCGCCGGGCAGGTGCTGCGAGAGGAGGGTGCACAGGGCTGCTTCAAAGGCCTGTCCCCCAGCCTGCTGAAGGCCGCCCTCTCCACTGGCTTGGTGTTCTTCTGGTACGAgctcttctgtaacttcttccaTCACATGAGGAAGGCAGACAGCTAGCCTCGAGGGCAGGAAGGGTGGCCTGTGGTCTTCCCCTCCTGGAAGTAGGCTCGATCAACGGTCTCCTGTTGCACAGAGAGGCGCTGCCTGGTCCTTCCCTCCAGGACAGCTGTCTCGGGCACGAAGAGCCATTGGGATTCCACTGGAAGGGCACCGGGAGGCCCATCAGGAGGAGCTGGACGTTCGTCCTCTGTCTGGCAGACACTGGGGGCAGCAGCTGCCCACCTGCTGAGCCCAGCTGCCCAGAGAGCCCTCCTGACTCTGAGCAGGGCCACAGGGTGAGCGTGAGGCTGGGACTGGGCCCCGTACAGGGTCCCCACGCTTACTCCCACCACCTATTTAATAGACGTTAAAGCTGAAAGCAGTCTTTCCCCTCCACCTTCCCTACCAAATCACATCCCTCCTCCCAAAGCTGGAGGAAGGGAGCCCTGCCTTCCCTGCATTCTACTTTGCTCCGCAGTTGTGTCCCTCAGGCAGCTCTGTTTCTAGTTCTAGGGGAAGAATCCTAGAAGTAGCTGAATTGGTCTCTTTATGTAAAAACTCCACCATACTCAGATCTCCATGTCTATAAAGGCACCGCTCAGGCTGTTCTCTCCCTGGGTGGGACTGGTCCCAGCCCGTGGGCCTCTAGGGAAAGCTGATCCCAGCGGCGCCACTGGCAGTGGGGGTGTGCTGACGGGGCGGGGGTGTGGGTAAAGGCAGCAGCCCTCTGCCTCAGTCTCCCAGGATCACTCTCTTGCTGGAGGCTGGGTTAGCCCTCCTGAGTGGGTGGGAGCTTAGGCTGGGCCAGTGGGCATCAGCTGCCCGCTTGTGAGCTCCTGGGTCCAGCATGGCCTGCAGGAAGGGGTTGAGCAGGCCGCCTGCTGTGGGGACCCCCGGTGCCCAGGCAGTTGCCAGGCACAGGAACCCACAGTCTAGACACAGCCAGTGGTACGAAAGGAGAAGAGAGTCACAGAAAAACCACTCCCTGGGAAGCATGGCCCTAGAGGTTGGCTGTGCAGGGGGAGCCCCGCGCAGGACTGCTCCCCTGACCTCACCTCGGCTCTAGCTCCAGCCTTTGCACTGACAGCCGAGGAAGGTGGCAGCGAGGAGCAGCTGTGGGTGAGCGTCATGGCTCTCCCGGGGTCCTGGGCCTGTTCTCACCATTACCGTGTCCTTTCTGGTCTGGTACCTGGAATCCTGGAACCTCCATGCCCTTGGTTGCTGATTATGAAGGTCCACGTGTGGCTAGAGGGTGTCTGGCAGTCAAGGCTTGCGGCTGCCCAAGGGGGCCGCTGTCCGAATGTATTTTTTGATATCCATGGAAGTAAACTTTATTCTCTTCAGCTCTCTGCTCATTGGTTTTCTTTCTCAGCAGCTGAGGTTCTCTTCCTCGATCCATTTTCTGGTGACCACTTTGGCAGCTCTGTGAGCAGGAGAAGCGAGCCCTGGATACAGAAATCACCATCAACACATCTTTCTTGTCCAAGCTACAGGAAAAGGCAGTTCTTTCCCAGCCTCTCCTGTATGCCTTCCTGCGGTGCAGGGTTGACCTCCGACCTGGCCCTGTGTGGGCTGCTGAGCCCACACCTCTCCCCAAGCCCAGACCAGGACAGACTGAGCCAGGCACTTGCTCATCCATCAGTCAGGACGTGGATGtgtttactcagtcatgtctgactctgtgacccagtggactgtagcctgccaggctctgtccatgggattctccaggcaagaatactggagtgggctgccttttccttctccaggggatctttccccacccagggattgaacctgggtctcttgcattgcacgcAGATCCTTTGCCGTCTGAGCCCCCGGGGAAGCTCAATGTCAGGGTCACACTCCCAACTCCTGGGGCACCAAAAGTTGGCAAACGGACCCCTTTCTCTTGGGTTGATTCATTGATTGTCAATTTATTTTACCAATATCGTTTGTACTTGGAGTGGGGCTTCGTGGAACTCGATCTAGCCCTGACGGCTTCCTCGCCTTCTCTACCTCGGGTAGGGGCGGTGGGGCGCGGAGCCCGGGCCTACCGCCTGTGAGTTCGGCCCCTCCTGCCGTCTGCTCTGCGCTCCCACCTTGCTCCCTGCGCCTGCCGCCCGGGCTGCGGACCACGCCCCCCGCAGGCCCCTCCTACGCCGCTGGCCGGCCCGGTTCCTGACCCGGTTTTAACCTCAGCCCCGGCgtggggcggggcagggtggGTGCCACTGCTCAAGACCGAGGGCTTCACGCAGGTCGAGGAGCAGGTCCGACCCAGCGCCTGCGAGCCGGCGTGGTCCCGGACAGGCCCGGGGAGAACGAggtgaggagaggaagggggcGGTGGGGGCACGGGTCGCGGGCGTCCTGCGCCGTCCCACGCCGGGAACCTCTGAGCTAGCGCGGCCTGCTGGCGTGGGCAGCGTCGTCGGGGCTCCGGCAGGGGGCGCTCGTACGATGCCccacccaggccccgcccctccgcccgaggccccgccccgccgcccgaGGCCCCGCCCTGCCGCCCGagggccccccccaccccagcgcTAGGAAATGACCTCAGCGGCGCGAGGCGCCGGCGGCCCAGCCTGCAGCGCCGCGGACGCGGGGCGCGCGCACGATGTCGACCGAGCGGCCTTCGGGCACGCGGGCGCGGCGCCGACGCGGCAGGTGGGTCCCCGGCTCTCTCGCCACCCCTACAGCTCGTGGGACACCGGACGGCGGGCTCCACTGAGCCGCCGGGAAGAGCATTCCGGACTTAGGAAAGCTGCCCAGGTCTGGAGACCCTTAAGATCCGCTCCTTTGGCCGGGAGGAGAGGCACCGAGTTCGGAGGGGAGACTCCAGCGGGGACCACCTTTGGGGGCCATGTCACCGCTCCCCCCTCCTTAAGAGGAAGGCTCAGAATGGAGCTCAGGACTCTCAGCACTGTCCCCCTCGTGAGAAGGCAGGGCCAGGTTTCTTGCCCCTCGGGAGGCCAGTTTAACCAGTCCGTCCCGGGGAGAAACTGGCTGGTACAAGGGGAGTCAAGGCGGCACCCAGCTCTCTGGCCGGCCCCAGCCCGGGACTGGGCTTTCTGGGGTGAGGACGCTGACATAAGGGAGAGGGTTGCGGAGAGGGGCTTCGAACCCTGCTGGGACAGATGCCCACAGCCTGGAGCCCCGGCCCTCTCACTCGCCGGGAGCCGTGGCGGACCAGTAGCTTCTGGGTCGTCTTATACAGGCGAGGAAAATGTCTGATATCCACGCATCCACCCCCTCATCTCAGTGCACCCGATCCCACCCCAGCTTTGGTATCAGCTGAGAATAACTCTGAGGCAGACTAGAGGGCAGACACATTCACCCTTCATCTCTTTACTCTTGTGTAATCCCAGAGACTATCAGGATTCTTTAACTGAGCAGCAGGTGCCTGGCTGGTGCCCAGTCTCCACTAGAAGCCAAGCTTGGTGGGCGCCCAGCCAACCCCTGAATGCCATGGACTGCCCAGCCCTATCCAGGGCCCATAGGGCTGAGAGCCCTGCCTCCGCGTTCCACACCTAAGACCTCTCCATTCGCCTCTCCCCCCACCCAGGTGCTGTCCTTAGTCCCACCCCAGTAAAGAGCTGCTGCACCTGGATAgtcatgggggagcctggtaaaGAGGAGTATAAAATCCAGTGTTTTGATGCAGAGACCCAGCAGCTGCTGAAGACAGCTCTAAAAGGTGAGCATGGGGAGCCCCCTgagcctggctccagagcacCAGAGAGGGACAGGACCGGAGGACTGGGCTGACCCTGGGAATGCACCACCCTCTCCCTTCACTTTCTGAGAGCAGGAGTCCGCAACATAATTCTGGAACTGGAAGACATTTATGCCAGTATTTGGGAGTATGAATCATAGATCATAGTCACCCCTCAGATTGTAAAGTGTTTTTAAAGTACCCAGGAAAGGAGGGTGAGGCACAGAAAACCCAGTTCCTGCCCCTTAAGTCCTTACGCTGGACCTGGTTTCTGCATTGCTGCAGCCCCTCTCTTGAATATGCGGAGCTGCCTGACGTGGGACAGAAGATGGAGTGTTCTGCATGGCAGAGGAGCTCCACTAACTGTCCTGGGCCAAGGCCCTCCTGCAGCACTCAGGACAGAAGTTTGACTCAGCGAACGATTAGCAATGCCTGTAGCGTGCCAAGCTAAGCCTGCAGAGAGGCCCTCCCTGGCCTGTTTTTGTCAGGGATTCATGTATGTGTTGTAAGAACACTTTCTTCCGTAAAATGGCTGTCAGTGTTCCATCTTCAACCTAGTGCCAGGAAAAGACATGTCCTAAAAAAAACGAGCGCTGTTTGACTCTTTATCAGCCACACAACCCTGTTTTCTCTGATTGGGCCACCAGGAGCTCATGGCTGCAGCTGCTCCTGTGTGATGTTTCCTCTGTTttctggtctcttttttttttttttggccacactacatggcttgcaggattagttccctgaccagggatccaacctgcacttCCTGCAATGGGAgcagagtcctaaacactggacctcTGAGGAATACCCCCTTCtggtctctttcagttcagttcagtcgttcagtcatgtccaactctctgcgccgccatgaactgcagcacgccaggcctccctgtccattaccaactcccggagtttacctgaactcacgtccattgagtcggtgatggcatccaaccatctcatcctctgtcgtccccttctcctcctgccctcaatctttcccagcagtggAAGTATATAATGGGAGTGCTCGTCAGTGAACACCTCAAATCCTTTAGAAGCAGGTGGAGGCGTATATAACTAAGCAGCTCTAGACTCCCCACCTGTCTTTACTCTAGATCCAGGTGCCGTGGACTTGGAGAAAGTGGCCAATGTGATTGTGGACCATTCTCTGCAGGACAGTGTGTTCAGCAAGGAAGCAGGACGCATGTGCTACGCCATCATTCAGGTTGGGTGGGGCTGGTAGAGAAGGGGAGATGCTTTGAGGAAGGTGCTTCTGAAGTGGGCAGAGGCCAGCAGGGCAGAGATGTGAAGGGCTGGCCTCAGAGGCAAGAGAGGAGGAGGACAGCAGGGAACTTGGCCTGGGAAGCTTGGGCCCTGGGACTGCCCTTCCCTTTCCCTGGCTCACAGGCAGAGAGCAAGCAAGCGGGCCAGAGTGTCTTCCGCCGTGGACTCCTCAACCGGCTGCAGCAAGAGTACCAGACTCGGGAGCAGCTTCGAGCCCGCTCCCTGCAGGGCTGGGTCTGCTACGTCACCTTTATCTGCAACATCTTTGACTACCTGAGGGTGAGGCCCCGCCAGCCACACCCCGTGCAGCAGAGGCGACCCACCTGTCTCCTGCGTCACTAAGCCAGTGCTCTGTTCCTGCTCTCCCCCCGCAGGTGAACAACATGCCTATGATGGCCCTGGTGAACCCCGTCTACGACTGCCTCTTCCGGCTGGCCCAGCCCGACAGCCTGAgcaaggaggaggaggtgagtgGCCCTGGCACCGAAGACTGTGGAGATGGGCTCAACTTGTAATGCCTGCCCCCATCCATGGAGACTTTCACCTGTGGGGCAGGAACCTGGTGGGGGTGTTCATGGCCTGTTAGGGTTACAGGACAGGTGCTAGGTCTGGGATTTATCCAGAACACAGCACAGATAGAACCTCCTGGTTCAGAGGCTGTGTTCCCAGTAGGAAAGCAACTGTGGATACTGGTGGCCCAGAAACCAAACTGGAGTGGAGGGCGGGAGGGCAGGGGAGTGGGCCTGAGAAGCAGTTTGGGGACGGAGCCTTCCTCCACCTGGCCCAGGTGAGAGATCTGAGGCAAGTCTTTGAGCTTGTTCCTTTCACGTGAGGCAGAGACAGTGCCCACCAGGTCGTGTGAGGATGAAGGCGGGGAAACGTGTGCACAGGCCAAGCCTGGAGCCTGGCACACAGCGAGCTCTCAGTAAATGGCTGCTCTGTGTGACGGAGCCGTGCCTGGGGTCACCTCCCGCTGCCCCTGCAGGTGGACTGCCTGGTGCTGCAGCTGCATCGGGTCGGGGAGCAGCTGGAGAAGATGAATGGGCAGCGCATGGATGAGCTCTTTGTCCTGATCCGGGATGGCTTCCTGCTCCCAGCCGGCCTCAGCTCCCtggcccagctgctgctgctggagatcaTCGAGTTCCGGGCAGCCGGCTGGAAGACCACCCCGGCTGCCCACAAGTATTACTACAGCGAGGTCTCTGACTAGGCCTCCAGGCTTCCTCCCCAGCGGCGCCAGCCTTTGTTGTGCCCACCTTCCAACCTGGCAGCGGAGTCTTCACCTCTGCCAAAGACTTCTTCCCTTCCAGACTTTCAGGAGCACCCGAGATGTTTCCCACTTAATGCAGTGGCCCTGCCCTGAGCACCTTCCCTCCGAGTCCAGGGTTGGGGAAGACACAGGCACACCTGCCCTGCGGTCCCACCAGCCTTTCTCTCCCCTCACCGCTGACCTGGGAACTCCTGACAAGCACTGCCCTGTGGAACCACCGGTGCAATAGCTAGCTTGGTGCCTCAgattccccatctgtaaaatgggtgccCAGAGCCATTGGTGGGGACACTTAGGGATATCAAAGGGGATAAGCAGAGTCACACCAGAAACTGCTTTTTATACATTCTGTAAAGGACCACTTTAGAACCGAGCGTATTTCCTCCAGTTGGTTTTAATGAATCGTAATACCACATCACGTGTTACACCAGCTCAGGACGAGAATTTTCTAATAAACTCTTTCTGATACTAAAATTGCTTCTTCTCATATCACCCAAAGGTCCACCCCAAGCTGAAGGAAAAGAAGGCTGGGTGAGCCCTAGGTTTCTTAGGAAATCCAACTTCGTATGCCCCCTCTTTCCAAGGAGATGGGACAGAGAGAGCGAGTTCCAGCCTCCAAAGAAATGATGAACAGGCAGTAAACGTGTGGCTCCGTCCCTGGTAGGAGGCCCGCCTGGCCTTAAGAGGGAACGGCCCCCTTAACCCGCAGGCTCACACCGTTTCCGGCAGCAGAGCGTGCTGGTCTTCCCGACTCCTCGCGCACACTACCACCAGCGGTAGTGGGCCAGTGCGCGGTTGGCCTCGGCCATCTTGTGCATGTCATGCTTTCTCTTGATCACAGGGCCGCGGTTGCAGAAAGCCTCCAGCAGCTCCTGAGACAGCTTCTCCGGCATCAGCATCCGCCGGGGCTTCTTCTCCCTGCACTCAGTGATCATCCACTTCATGGCCAGGAAGCGGCGACGCCGCTCAGCCAGCGGAACGGGGACCTGGGCAAGACGGGACAGGGCAGGTTAGTCTGAGAACTTGCTAGGACTGCAGCCTCCTTGAGTAGGCACATGTCCACTCAGGGCCAGCCCTGGCAAGGGTGCTGAGGAGGAGGGCCTGACTGCTCCTCTCTGAGCTCCTCTCACCCCTGGCTGACCTCAGTGCAGCAGACATCACAGGCATTCATCAAACACTTCTTGAGCACTGGCCTTTTTCACCTCTAAAGGGAGTTCAGCCAAGTTGATAAAAGCACCACTGGGAAAAGCCCTGTCAGCTGGCATGACTTAGCCAACACAGATCATGAGCGCCTAGAAAACAGGTCCCTCTTGTCCCAAGAATCATTTGCCAGgcccctactatgtgccaggtgctacGCCAGACCCTAGGGACACAGGCACTGAGAAAGTCTCTACTCTGTGAGGTTTACActgaaaaaggaaagacaaaacaaatatatatattaaggaaaaaaaggaaagaacaccCACTTATGACAACGAAGTATAATTAAAtgctagcttccctggtgactcacacaGTAAAGCcaccttctgcctgcaatgcagaagacctgagttcaatccctgggtcaggaagatctggagaaggaaatggcaacccactcctaaaatccttggctggagaatcccttggacagaagagccgggCAAGccccagtccacagggttgcaaagagttggacataactgagcgaccaacactttacCTAGTTCATTTGAACAGTGATGAAGCGTCAGTCGAACACTACGttagacactgatgtataaagaTGAGGCATAAACATGGCTCCTCACCATCAGAAACTTACACCTTGGACACAGGATGCTGGACAGAAGGGGCAATGGGGGAAGTACTGTGGGCCTTCTAAAGAGGTCATGTAGATACTTTTTTGGCTCTCTTCCATCTTCTGCCTGTAATCTTTATACCATAGGACTGGGATAAGAAGACCTTGGCACTCTGCAGTCCCAAAAAAGCTATCAATCTTGGCCCAACTCTAAATACCCCCACTCTACCCCCACCGTTTGACACACGAGCAGTGCTGCTTTCCCATCCTGACCACGCACCTGGTAGAAGTGGCCCCCCTTGAGGATGGGTACCAGCCCAATCACAGGCTCACAGTTTTTCAGTGCTTGATGGAAGATGGTGTAAGGGTTGCGTTCAATGGTTGCTTGTTCCTCTGCAGAAGCAGCATGGTACTTCTCAAACTGCTTCCTTTTCACAGCTTCCAGGGTCTGCAAAGGGATACAGTGGAAGAGGATGCCCAGGGTCTCTAAAGGGTTCACCCAGCTGGGCTAGGACCCTGCCCTTTATTCCCATCATCCTGTTCTTACAGCTGCCCAACTATTCCCTTAGTACTTCTGAAACAAAAACCCTGGACCAGGACAGAAGAATGAGCTAACATTTGTAATGTG
The DNA window shown above is from Bos javanicus breed banteng chromosome 19, ARS-OSU_banteng_1.0, whole genome shotgun sequence and carries:
- the SLC25A19 gene encoding mitochondrial thiamine pyrophosphate carrier; the encoded protein is MVGYDPKADDRDISNVEVAVAGSVSGLVTRVLISPLDVIKIRFQLQIERLSRSDPNAKYHGILQAGRQILQEEGPTAFWKGHIPAQLLSIGYGAVQFLSFEALTELVHRASVRDARDFSVHFLCGGLSACVATLAVHPVDVLRTRFAAQGEPRVYKTLRDAVVTMYRTEGPLVFYKGLNPTLIAIFPYAGFQFSIYSSLKRAYEWALPAEGKKNGNFKNLLCGSGAGVISKTLTYPLDLFKKRLQVGGFEQARASFGQVRSYKGLLDCAGQVLREEGAQGCFKGLSPSLLKAALSTGLVFFWYELFCNFFHHMRKADS
- the MIF4GD gene encoding MIF4G domain-containing protein; protein product: MGEPGKEEYKIQCFDAETQQLLKTALKDPGAVDLEKVANVIVDHSLQDSVFSKEAGRMCYAIIQAESKQAGQSVFRRGLLNRLQQEYQTREQLRARSLQGWVCYVTFICNIFDYLRVNNMPMMALVNPVYDCLFRLAQPDSLSKEEEVDCLVLQLHRVGEQLEKMNGQRMDELFVLIRDGFLLPAGLSSLAQLLLLEIIEFRAAGWKTTPAAHKYYYSEVSD
- the MRPS7 gene encoding small ribosomal subunit protein uS7m, giving the protein MAAPTVKVSRGWSGLALGVRTAVLRLPGLTQVRWSRYGPEYQDPQIDKEYYRKPLAQLTEEETYERELRKTQVIKAAPATKTSSVFEDPVISKFTNMMMKGGNKILARSLMTQTLEAVKRKQFEKYHAASAEEQATIERNPYTIFHQALKNCEPVIGLVPILKGGHFYQVPVPLAERRRRFLAMKWMITECREKKPRRMLMPEKLSQELLEAFCNRGPVIKRKHDMHKMAEANRALAHYRWW